Within Bradymonas sediminis, the genomic segment CGCCGTCGCGGCTGAGCATAAAGCAGAAGTCGCGCGGCTCGGCGGTCTCCCACACGACCAGGTCGCTGCCCGGCAGCAGCATCGAGTGCGGGTCGACCTGCACGGTGAGGCGGTCGCTGAGCTCGAAGAATTCGTAGAGCGCGTCGTAGGCGTTGGCCACCGACTGCATCACTACCGGGTGCCCGTCGGGGTAGCTCGACAGCAGGGTGCTCATGCGGTCGATCTGGGAGAAGAAGCGGCGAGCGAGCCGCGACTCTTCCTTCATTTCTGCGGTGATCTCAACCGCGGAGTCGCTGGGGGTATCGGTGGTCTGCATTGCACTATCTCGGATAAGGCGTTGGAGGGCCGCGCGGCGGCGCCCAGCTTACTGGCGAGGTTGGCGGGGTGTCAATTAAGCGACATGATCCGGCGCGGCGGGGCGCAACGCGAATCGACGCATAAAATCAAAGAGGGCGCCCCCGGCGACGGCTCGCCGGGGGCGCCCTGAAGGCTGGTCGCCAGGCGTGCGCTAGTCCTGGGTTTCCTCGGCTTTTTGCAGCTCGCGGCTCAGGTTCTGGGCCACGTTATCCCAGGAGTTTTTGAGTTGCTCGGCGCTCGCTTTATACACATCGTCGAGCGCTTCGATATCCATGTCGGATTCTTCTTTCATCTTGTCATATTGTTTGCGTAGATCCTTGGCGTTGTCCTGGACCTGTTCGTAGCGCAGCCGGGTGGCGGCGCTGATCTTGTCGCCGGCGTCGTCGACCGGCTTTTTATAGCGCTGGGCGCTGGCGTCGATGGAGTCGATGATCGCGATGGTCTCGCTCTCGACGGGGCCGCCGCCGATGCCGATGCTCTCGGCGGCGTCGGTGACCTGGTCAAGGTTTCGCGCACGTTGCTTCTGGGCGTTCTCTCGGGCTTCGGGGTCTTTGGTTCCGGTCAGGGTCTGGGCGACGGTCTCGATGGCCTCGCCGGTCTCGCGCACCGTGGCCGCGGCGGCGGAGCGGACTTGTTCGCCGGCGCTGGGTTCGTCGTCGCGCTCGGCGGCGTTGGCCTGGGCGGCGGCGTCGTCGCTGCCCTCGGTGCTGCGCTCGGCTTGGGCGGTTTGCTGTGTGTTTTGTGCCTGAGTCCCGGCGCAGGCCGAGAGCAAAAGCATCGAAGCGAGCCCCATGACGAGGCCGGTGATGCGCGCGGCGTGGCTTCTCATAACTTCCTCCCTGGTAAATACGAAGGCGGCTGATGTGAGTATCGCGGTGCTTGCTATGGCAACGTCGCAACTCCTGCTGTCTTCTAACCTTTACTCTGGTGTTCAACATGGTGCTGTCATCAGCGAGGCCCTGGAGTACGGACAGCTATGGCTAAAGGGTAGACGCGGCGGCGCCGGTGTCGACCCGTGTGTGAGCGCGGGGCGGTGCCTGGCCAAAGTGGGCACAAAAAAAATCCCCGCGCGCCAGATGGCACGCGGGGATTTTACTCATCGATGCTCAGCGCCGACTAGGCCGGCGCTTTCGCGATGATTACGGCGCGTACGGGTTGCCGTAGCTCATCTTCGGTGAGAGGTCAGCGACGACCTTGATGAGCTCAATATAGTCTTTGAGCCCCTGGGTCGCTTTGATCACCTGACCGCTGTCCAGGCCAGGGACACAATCGTCCACGGTGGTCGGCGTGCTCGAGGTGTTGTCACACATGCTCGAGCGACTAAGCAGGAGGTTGGCGCGATTGATCATCGCCTCACCACTGCCGTCTTGAGCACTTCCGTGCTCCATCTTGCCGGCGCCGTAGGTGTATCCGGTCCACGGATCCTTCAGCGTCACAAGACGGCTCGGGTCGATGTCCGGAGCGCTGCCGGTGCCGACCAGGAAGATGCGCGACTCGTCCAGGAAGTTGCGCGAGTACGCGTCCGGGAAGCGAGCCTGACCGAGCACCTGCCAGTAGAGCTGGATGGTGAAGGTCGCGAACGGGTCAACCGGCTTGGCGTGCACCGGAAGAGCCGGGTCGGTGTAGTCGGGGAACATGACGTTGTCGCCGTCGAGGTAGGGTGCAAATTTGTCCCACTTCTGCGCCATGATCGCGCTGTTGAGCTCGAGAATCTCGTTGGGGAAGGTGTTGGCATAGCCGACTTCCCACTCACGGATATCCTCGGGCGTGGAGCGCGCCACGAAGTTGGTCTCGGTGTCGGTGAGCGCCTCGATGGCCATGATCTTGTCGAGGTAATACCCGATGTGATGGAAGCACTCCCACCAGAAATAACCGCACTCGCGTGCGCCGCCTCTCCATGCGCTGGAGTAGTAGCGGCCCTGGGTGATGTCGAGCTCCTTGGTGACGTAGCGCTGAGCACCGGTCAACAGCGTGGTGCCGTCTGCCATCTCAAGCTCTTCGAATTGACCAGCGTTGGGCATCAGGATGGTCTGAAGCAGGTAGTTGAACGCGTTCTTGATAGCCCACGTTTTTCCACCCCAACCGGTGCCGGGACGCGTCAGGAAGTCCTCGACAATGCTTGCCTGGTAGATGGTCGGAAGGATCTCGGCGTACAGACCGTAGACGTCGTTCCAGCTCTTAAGGCGACCGTAGATACGGCCGTAGTTCCCGGCGACATAGCCCCAGGAGGAGCGGCCAACGGAACCGCGCGGGAAGGCGCGACTGATGTACCAGGTGTTGAGGTCATCAATCATATTCTTCATGCGCTCATAGGAGTCTGCACCGTAGTCACGGGTCAGGCAGCTATCGCTGATGTTGAGGCTGGTGTGCGAGCAGTACACGTACGGAACGCGCGAGTACTCGACGCCGTCGACCACCGCGGTGGACCAGTCGGGCTGGCCAAGCGAGTTGGTTTTGAGGTCAGCAACGTCAACGACCATACGGTTGCTTTCTTCATAGAGCTTGGGTCCCATTTCTTCGTAGAATTTGGTGTAGTGATACGCACTGGGCCCAAAGCCGCCGAAGGAGAGGATGTCTGCGCGCGACTCGAACCAGTCCTCGAAGGTCTTGGCGCGAACGTTGCCGCGGTCTTTGAAGACCTCGATTTTGCCAGCATAGCCGTAGAGGATGGCAGCGCGGTCATATTTAGCAACGCCCAATCCGTCGATGGTATAACGGCCGGCGTAGTCCATGATGGAGCTGTAGGCGTAGTTGTAGATCTTTTGGTCGATCTCGTCCTGCGTGATCGGGTCGATCATACGCGGGCCGACGTTGCCGTCGTCACGAATCTTCCAATAATCGTCGAAGTAGTTCACGGCGTCTTCAGAGCCGGCGAAGTTATGCATCAGACCCAGCGAGTGACCGACCTCATGTGCGAACACGGAGGTGTAGATCGAGGTGCGGATGATGTCATAGACTTCTTCGGGAGCGGCGTCTTGCAGCTCTTTGGCCAGACCCATCAGGGCGTCGTCGGTCATCTCGGGCAGGTACATATTGCGCTGCTCGGCGAAATGCTCGCGAATCTTGGCGCGGTTCATCTCGTGCTTGGCGAAACCACCACGCACAACACTGGCGGCGGCGAGGTCCTGGTCGGTGACCGGGGCGCCGGGCTGATGACCGGTGGCCAGAAGGATCTCATCGTTGATCAGCAGATCTTCGATATAGGTTCCCGCAAGGCCGGCCAATTTACCTTTGGCGGCGCTGCGCTGTCCGTTGAGCTGTCCGCGATGGAACATCGCGTCGATGCGGGGGGTGATGAAGGCGTCGAAGCCTTGCTCTTCCTGAATCCGCAGCTCTTCTTCGGTGATGGGCATCAGGTCGCCGCGGTTACGCGCCGCGATATTCTTGACGAAAGATTCGTCCGGGCTGATGTCGAAGGTACGAGCCGGAGCGCTCGACGGGTCGTTGACCTGACGGACCCATTCCTCGAGGTTCACACCGTCGATATACTCTTGGGGGTTGATATTGCCGTTGAGCAGCTGAACCATCTCAGCGGTACGCTCGGCGGCCGAGTTGTTCCAGTGGTAGACATACGCCATGCCACTGATGATCTCACCGGTCTCGGGATCGTTATTTGACGGTCCAAGACCCAACAGACCGTAGTCCATGAATTTGGGGATATAGGCCATGAAGGAGTAACGGATGTCACCGATACGCGGCGAGTGTCCGGGGGCTCCACATGCTGCGGGGTCGCCTTCGCGGACCGGGTTGTT encodes:
- a CDS encoding zinc-dependent metalloprotease; amino-acid sequence: MMKNTRKLAYFGVPLLLALAISAGCAQDVGDIDRTQPNAIKKTDLEGRWHYQRTVVDVPASDGFTFVGNTDHSGMKEIKWEIQENFLYGRRQTELIEGADNKAEEGEDYRGEAIAVYRIRSHFDIQRQYNPSTGEQTNVIVENSSDRPWYEREYMRVDWSQNLVTNYQLDFEAEATEPVPYYVQEEFDPVTGELVPNPDAPVFDYEKKGNKDELAYFDITNRIFARAGTFYYPGYGVIPLCWLRGAEFMECGAGEYTIRNSFKRIDPDHQYVPQPYKGKETEVFGYFTTERDVYTDKNGIREQNKKRYLNRHNLWVNWYDEDGNLIPVAERELRPIVYFVNRDMPDDIKPMTRTVADQWNKVFNDAVREAGYPLKADERTFILCENNPVREGDPAACGAPGHSPRIGDIRYSFMAYIPKFMDYGLLGLGPSNNDPETGEIISGMAYVYHWNNSAAERTAEMVQLLNGNINPQEYIDGVNLEEWVRQVNDPSSAPARTFDISPDESFVKNIAARNRGDLMPITEEELRIQEEQGFDAFITPRIDAMFHRGQLNGQRSAAKGKLAGLAGTYIEDLLINDEILLATGHQPGAPVTDQDLAAASVVRGGFAKHEMNRAKIREHFAEQRNMYLPEMTDDALMGLAKELQDAAPEEVYDIIRTSIYTSVFAHEVGHSLGLMHNFAGSEDAVNYFDDYWKIRDDGNVGPRMIDPITQDEIDQKIYNYAYSSIMDYAGRYTIDGLGVAKYDRAAILYGYAGKIEVFKDRGNVRAKTFEDWFESRADILSFGGFGPSAYHYTKFYEEMGPKLYEESNRMVVDVADLKTNSLGQPDWSTAVVDGVEYSRVPYVYCSHTSLNISDSCLTRDYGADSYERMKNMIDDLNTWYISRAFPRGSVGRSSWGYVAGNYGRIYGRLKSWNDVYGLYAEILPTIYQASIVEDFLTRPGTGWGGKTWAIKNAFNYLLQTILMPNAGQFEELEMADGTTLLTGAQRYVTKELDITQGRYYSSAWRGGARECGYFWWECFHHIGYYLDKIMAIEALTDTETNFVARSTPEDIREWEVGYANTFPNEILELNSAIMAQKWDKFAPYLDGDNVMFPDYTDPALPVHAKPVDPFATFTIQLYWQVLGQARFPDAYSRNFLDESRIFLVGTGSAPDIDPSRLVTLKDPWTGYTYGAGKMEHGSAQDGSGEAMINRANLLLSRSSMCDNTSSTPTTVDDCVPGLDSGQVIKATQGLKDYIELIKVVADLSPKMSYGNPYAP